The Schistocerca nitens isolate TAMUIC-IGC-003100 chromosome 2, iqSchNite1.1, whole genome shotgun sequence nucleotide sequence tttaaaattttctcagcagacattttttcccatatgtttttaagcgtatgcaggagtacagggatgcaatcttacaaacaagttgagtctgatgtaagtcctcaatcccaatttcataacggtaatcatgaccaagagcaggaaatgggtaatttacaaaattatttttaacagaatgcaaaatcttggcctgtatatatttccgtcgcatatccccagcaatcacaaacatctgaaacagtttatctgagtattctacaacagagtatacgcagccatttgttttaaccagttctccccggttaacaaaatttacaaatgcatttttactggccatattgggaaaagcatagagagcatcacattctaatgcaaatttaactactggtggcttcagtatgtgaagacagtctttgcatgtgatctgccttgacaAGCGCAATGACACATATCCTGCAATATTATAGACtatgttttgcttgtaaaatgagaacttaatcttatcatcaagaagtgcacaccacttctctatttcattttctgcaacactttcatcactttctactacatgctttcttgcatgaaaatcataaacaggtggcaaacaacacacattaaaatttgatcaattctcattcattacagtgacactgttacccaagagaaactttctcatggcacatttgaactggtatgcatttggattgttgttccaaccacctctgggccgaaagcaggaaaaaaaagccctatgtgatcttgtgacagtttatatgtcagcaaatacttcagaggagagtcgacacgaagcatacttgacagagctatgtgcctgactgattgcatatcgaaaattatcccaaaagcaaaagtacttcttgcatggagcagcaacggaacaccaataatttttaagcctttgatataatttttagtgtctgaaaataccaagccaataagatttgttgtcaagtgtcagggggctcttataccctttacctaatggatttctggagttcagaatatcaaaaatcctatcaatataatacaaaaattctactgttgcttcacttcctttaaaatttggttcaccaaccctcctcaaaaactctatactatctgccacactagaattcaaagtctgtgtagctaatgaaacattcatttttctatttacataacttatatgttgctatgatagtttgttggcaaatgtcataccttcttcttgttgtaccttcttcaattgctcaatgaaatgccatctaataatgccagttggagactcgatagatacttctgctacagcatttatggctaacttaatcatatgacacatgtcaaagatacaataaacattgtatttttccacaggatgaggaaagtggcttttaaaatcacccttggaaaaatttaaagtacagccaagtgcttatatttaccttgcagccatcacatgtaacacaccaaaccctaatgccagaactatgcagcctctcaaagcagattttatcagtgtggcctgattatttgcctgtacaccgttgataaagaaatatgcaatcgggcatttaaatttcCCTTTAATAGAGCCAAGCATGAAAGTCAGAGCCttagatgcctctattacttcttttgactgagaaacttccccaccaaagtctaaaaaaaaactgtgtattgcttagttcctcggtcccaaactacttgcttcctaattgccatactgtctacaattagacatgaatcgctgaactggtcccttacaatttggttcaaatcaatgtacttaaaaaaatcttttaagaagccaggttcacagtctacacttgccacccatttggaaatcaatgatttatggggcagaggcattaatttttgcaggtaatcacatgctgctggtgaataaaagtacacagtcatcacaaacattttcacatttgttgtgtatctattaccctttgacgagagagagttgttcactaaattgcacactaattccacttgtgttcctttctgatgattgaggaaattatgtaacttcttaggaagatgcccattctccttcaatgaacttatgatgtcatccatggatcatacttcagtttacgttttaattcgtgcacaatgtctgagaaaaaattgcaagtttcggtcgccttgtcttccatttctactttcgattgtataccacaatcaattgctgaagaaccaactgcactctgaaacaaagaaataatttcgttatatatgattgaaatatctcaaggcttgatgaaaaaatattataagaaaacattGGGCGTGTGAAAACACCCTTATACTAACGTTtttgacacaattcgcagcttctgcattggataattgggacatgctttccacggaagaattctcattgacaacattctccacgcaatcactAGGTTCTGCAGCTGGCAAATCGAGCACAGATTctatgacagaacgctaaaaacaaaaatatggacctgtattacaacattgcttagacctatgtagctcATTTGTGTtagtacgaaataaattcacaaaagtaaaaagcacacacatagcaaggaaattaattagctacctcaaatggagaagcattcgttgtcactcaaaatcctaacaacatgtcatcgtcgctgtttatttggtggcatcaaatgagTCGGAAAgacaaaaactgatggcactgcttcgggtttgagacgtttcttccacgttctagggctcactacgtaatcatcttgtcgcaaatggtttccgcaaagagaactgcaagacgtaggattaaaacctttccgcttcacggaagtaatacacttctttagcagctctgggtgctttaggagaaacctgttcaaaaacatcgcattagcaaacgcactaagtctgtatttttatcgtattgtatcggtagtcctattacctgtgaaatggtaagtcactttccttactccatcgcttcgtacaattgaaatcggaacaagaaatcaccatttcgataatacttaattccttatacaccgtacagaccgagagaaacttcttgccaaattcgaatatggcggtcaatacagacgacagtaatcagctggtagagccatctatcggtaagtccggtagttgagcatccctcatttcgctagctttagacgcctgttgacttgatgtatactaaatatctttgacaaatgtcataccaaccaaacaaaaaaaaaattaaggctcgttcataaCAAATGTTccttatcgacacatttgtatcttaacgctcatttccacagtctaacataacagtcgcgacactcactgctgtaaaagttgttgccgtttgacagatggagcgacactagcgctcagaGCGGCTGGtagggtgaacgtcagacgcgtcgtaagcataatgtttgtttgcatccatttcgtacgtaatttccgaattattcgagttagtttcttgcctccaagagtttctgtagtatcagaaggcataaatgtttcaaaaaatgattctaaaataagcgcaagtatggacaaaaaccatgaatagagtggcaaactacaacacattcgtgaagaaacacttgggacattagacagaa carries:
- the LOC126234615 gene encoding THAP domain-containing protein 1-like, yielding MVISCSDFNCTKRWSKESDLPFHRFLLKHPELLKKCITSVKRKGFNPTSCSSLCGNHLRQDDYVVSPRTWKKRLKPEAVPSVFVFPTHLMPPNKQRR